The Euzebyales bacterium genome contains the following window.
GGGTCGGCGCGTACTACGGTGGAACGCCCACGAGGGGCGTTGACGAGAGGTCGGTCTGCATGGAACTGGTCTACGGGCCGGTCGTCGCGTTCACGCGGACCGCGTTCGCACTGATGCGCTGGCGGGTGCACGTCTCCGGGGTCGAGCACCTTCCGGCCGAGGGTCCCGCCGTGATCGCGTCCAACCACGTCGGCTACCTCGACTTCGCATTCCTGGGCCGGGCCGCGCTCGAGCGCGGACGGCTGGTCCGGTTCATGGCGAAGCAGGAAGTGTTCGATCACCCGGTCTCGGGTCCGTTGATGCGCGGCATGGGCCACCTGCCCGTCGACCGATTCGGGGGTGCCGTCGCCGCGATCGACACGGCCGTCGCCGCACTGCGCGCCGGCGAGGTCGTCGGCCTGTTCCCCGAGGGCACGATCAGCCGCTCGTTCGTGCCAGCGCGGCCCAAGACTGGCGCGGTCCGCATCACGATGCGCGCGGAGGCGCCATTGATCCCCGCGGCGGTGTGGGGCTCCCAGCGGCTGCTGACGAAGGGGCGCAAGCCGAACTGGCAGAGGAACGTGCCGATCCTGGTCGTCTATGGCCGTCCGATCGACTATGACGCCGACGACACGCCGGCCGACGTCACCGACGAGCTGATCGACCGGATCAGCGCACTGGTCGACGCCGCGGCCACCAGCTACCCTGATCAGCCCGCGGGTGACGACGACCGTTGGTGGCTGCCGGCGCATCTCGGGGGCACGGCGCCGTCGGTCGACGAGGCCGAGGCCATGGCCGACCGCGAGCGACAGGAGCGCTTGACCCGCTGGCGCGCCGAGCGCGCCGGCGGGACTGGCTCCTAGCCGCCCCGTCAGCCCGCCGTGGTGGCGATCTCCGGGTACGGCGACTCTGCACCGGCCAGCTCGTAGGTCTGCAGCGCCTCGCTGACGACCTCCGGCTTGATGTCGCCACCCGCCGCCAGCTCCGACAGGACCGCGACGACGATGCTCTCGGCGTCGATCTGGAAGTGCCGGCGCAGCGCGGGCCGCGTGTCGGACCGCCCCAAGCCGTCGGTGCCCAGCACGCCGAGGCGTCCCGGCACCCAGGGAGCGATCAGCAGCGGCACGGCCTTCTGGTAGTCGGTCACGGCGACGAACGGTCCGCTCGCGTCCCCCAGCACCTCCGTCACGACCGCCGTGCGCGGCTCGGCGTCCGGGTGCAGCCGGTTGTGCTCGTCGACGGCCAGGCCGTCGCGGTGCAACTGGACCCAACCGGGGACGCTCCACAGATCGGCGTCGACGTCCCAGTCCTCGGCGAGCATCTCCTGCGCACGCATCGCACCCGGCGCCGCACTGCCACTTGTCAGAATGTGGGCGCGGTGGGTGCGCTCGCCTTCGGCGGCGCGGAACCGGTAGATGCCACGCACGATGTCGGACTCGTCCACGTCGTCGGGCATCGCCGGCTGCGGCACCGGCTCGTTGTACAGCGTGATGTAGTACATGACGTCCTGCGCAACGTCACCCATCATCCGGTTGATGCCGTCCTCCACGATGGCCGCGATCTCGAACGCGAACGACGGATCGTAGGTGACGACGGCCGGGTTGGTGGCCGCCAGGAGGATCGAGTGGCCGTCCTCGTGCTGCAACCCCTCACCGTTGAGCGTCGTACGTCCGGCCGTGGCGCCGAGTAGGAAGCCGTTTGCACGCTGGTCGGCGGCCTGCCACATCAGATCGCCGGTGCGCTGGAACCCGAACATCGAGTAGAAGATGTAGATGGGCAGCATCGGCTCGCCGTGCGTCGCGTACGACGTCCCCGCGGCGATGAACGACGCCATCGAGCCGTCCTCGGTCAGCCCCTCGTGCAGGATCTGCCCGTCGGTCGCCTCCTTGTAGGACAGCAGCATCTCACGGTCGACCGAGTCGTATAGCTGCCCGATCGGCGAGTAGATCTTCAGCGTGGGGAACAGCGAGTCCATGCCGAAGGTCCGTGCCTCGTCGGGGATGATCGGCACGATCCGCGGTCCGAGCTGCTTGTGCTTGAGCACGTCCTTGAGCAGGCGGACGAACGCCATCGTCGTCGCCACGTCCGAGCCGCCCGAGCCCTTCTTGAGCTCCGTGTACACGTCGCGGTCCGGCAGCTCGATGGTCGTCGCGTCCGTGCGGCGGGCAGGGATCGGGCCACCGAGCGCCGCCCGGCGCTCGCGCATGTAGCGCATCTCCTCGGAGTCCTCGCCCGGGTGGTAGTAGGGCGGTAGGTCACTCTCGAGCTCCTCGTCGGAGATGTCGAGGTATAGGCGGTCGCGGAACTTCTTGAGCGCGCTCTCGGTCAGCTTCTTCATCTGGTGCGTCGCGTTGCGCGCCTCGAAGTCCGGCCCCAGTGTCCACCCCTTGATGGTGTGAGCGAGGATGACGGTCGGCTGGCCCTCGTGCTCG
Protein-coding sequences here:
- a CDS encoding lysophospholipid acyltransferase family protein; the encoded protein is MELVYGPVVAFTRTAFALMRWRVHVSGVEHLPAEGPAVIASNHVGYLDFAFLGRAALERGRLVRFMAKQEVFDHPVSGPLMRGMGHLPVDRFGGAVAAIDTAVAALRAGEVVGLFPEGTISRSFVPARPKTGAVRITMRAEAPLIPAAVWGSQRLLTKGRKPNWQRNVPILVVYGRPIDYDADDTPADVTDELIDRISALVDAAATSYPDQPAGDDDRWWLPAHLGGTAPSVDEAEAMADRERQERLTRWRAERAGGTGS
- the aceE gene encoding pyruvate dehydrogenase (acetyl-transferring), homodimeric type; this encodes MPTQLADEDPAETREWVASVNAVIEREGTDRARFLLTRALQAAKAQGVNVPALTSTDYINTIPPELEPEFPGDEHTERRIRAFIRWNAAVMVTRAQRPGVGVGGHIATYASAASLYEVGYNWFFRGKDTEDRGDQIFYQGHASPGMYARAYLEGRVDEERLDLFRQEQTEGGLASYPHPRLMPEFWEFPTVSMGLGPIASIYQARFNRYLHNRGFKDTSNQRVWCFIGDGEMDEPQSQGALTVASREGLDNLTWVVNCNLQRLDGPVRGNGKIIQELESLFRGAGWNVIKVVWGRKWDRLLANDRTGALVEKMNETPDGQFQTYATSGGEYIKKNFFNSEELQRILAESDLTEKDLPVLDRGGHDYQKVYSAFKMATEHEGQPTVILAHTIKGWTLGPDFEARNATHQMKKLTESALKKFRDRLYLDISDEELESDLPPYYHPGEDSEEMRYMRERRAALGGPIPARRTDATTIELPDRDVYTELKKGSGGSDVATTMAFVRLLKDVLKHKQLGPRIVPIIPDEARTFGMDSLFPTLKIYSPIGQLYDSVDREMLLSYKEATDGQILHEGLTEDGSMASFIAAGTSYATHGEPMLPIYIFYSMFGFQRTGDLMWQAADQRANGFLLGATAGRTTLNGEGLQHEDGHSILLAATNPAVVTYDPSFAFEIAAIVEDGINRMMGDVAQDVMYYITLYNEPVPQPAMPDDVDESDIVRGIYRFRAAEGERTHRAHILTSGSAAPGAMRAQEMLAEDWDVDADLWSVPGWVQLHRDGLAVDEHNRLHPDAEPRTAVVTEVLGDASGPFVAVTDYQKAVPLLIAPWVPGRLGVLGTDGLGRSDTRPALRRHFQIDAESIVVAVLSELAAGGDIKPEVVSEALQTYELAGAESPYPEIATTAG